From a region of the Campylobacter sp. genome:
- a CDS encoding SDR family oxidoreductase has translation MKALITGASGGIGSAVAELLRQNGYEILTLNSRLEDLDALAKECRALAAAQGIDALILCAGTAKFAPLEAMSEGEILKILNVNLAANIIIARAFLPNLKRNRAHIIGISSIEALRASRFSAVYSASKAGLRAFLLCLFEEARKQIRVSCINPDITKTPFYEDLSFEPADDEASFVDAWEIANFTLQILRTKSNVSEFTIRPQIVNLRKKSKFNREGGELEN, from the coding sequence ATGAAAGCATTGATCACGGGCGCAAGCGGCGGTATCGGCAGCGCGGTTGCGGAGCTTTTGCGACAAAACGGCTATGAAATTTTAACGCTAAACTCGCGCTTAGAAGATCTGGACGCGCTGGCGAAGGAGTGCCGCGCTCTGGCTGCGGCGCAGGGTATCGACGCGCTGATTTTATGCGCGGGTACGGCGAAATTTGCGCCGCTTGAAGCGATGAGCGAGGGCGAAATTTTAAAAATTTTAAACGTAAATCTCGCCGCAAACATCATCATCGCGCGCGCGTTTTTGCCGAATTTAAAGCGCAACCGCGCCCATATCATCGGCATTAGCTCGATCGAGGCGCTGCGAGCGAGCCGCTTTAGCGCGGTTTATAGCGCGAGTAAGGCGGGGCTGCGGGCGTTTCTGCTCTGCCTTTTTGAGGAGGCGCGCAAGCAGATCAGAGTAAGCTGCATCAACCCCGACATCACCAAAACGCCCTTTTACGAGGATTTGAGCTTCGAGCCTGCAGATGATGAAGCAAGCTTCGTGGATGCGTGGGAGATTGCAAATTTCACGCTGCAAATTCTGCGCACGAAGTCTAACGTGAGCGAGTTTACGATCCGCCCGCAGATCGTAAATCTGCGAAAAAAATCAAAATTTAATCGCGAAGGAGGCGAGCTTGAAAACTAG
- a CDS encoding spore photoproduct lyase family protein, giving the protein MTEAKKEPGAQFGVNLGERSSAFLGALFEKFHFSFQQKKQLAEFASDFEAWDEMPVYELLADGQCELNFNKAKFNKAKKAPNGEQIFNFVREAWLDLKSRPHSYASFKSDYAPRKFEISSFRADRIALGRCPVASENTRCCNLLTLDAVNSCGFDCSYCAIGSFYKHGKIGFDENFAANLARLRLDPARSYHIGTGQSSDSLMWGDRFGILSALCDFAARHQNVILELKSKSNNIKFFLQREIPRNLIVTFSLNTPAIIANEEHLSASLDARLAAAEALAARGILVGFHLHPMVWYEGWKDDYGALFERLLRSFDPGGVAMVSLGTLTFIKPVVKKLRSRGLRSKILQMPLADANGKLSYPLQIKRELFKFAADALFPWRERVFFYLCMEDASLWREVLGHEYESNDAFEEAMKAAYFAKIRRR; this is encoded by the coding sequence ATGACGGAGGCGAAAAAAGAGCCGGGAGCGCAGTTTGGCGTGAATCTGGGCGAGCGATCGAGCGCGTTTTTAGGCGCGCTATTTGAGAAATTTCACTTTTCATTTCAGCAAAAAAAGCAGCTTGCGGAGTTTGCGAGCGATTTTGAGGCGTGGGACGAGATGCCCGTTTATGAGCTGCTTGCGGACGGGCAGTGCGAGCTAAATTTTAATAAAGCCAAATTTAATAAAGCTAAAAAAGCCCCAAACGGCGAGCAAATTTTTAATTTCGTGCGCGAAGCCTGGCTGGATCTCAAGTCGCGCCCGCACTCGTACGCGAGCTTCAAAAGCGATTACGCGCCGAGAAAATTTGAAATTTCCTCCTTTCGCGCAGACCGTATCGCTTTGGGTCGCTGTCCGGTCGCGAGCGAAAACACGCGCTGCTGCAATCTGCTGACGCTCGATGCGGTCAATTCGTGCGGCTTTGACTGCTCCTATTGCGCGATCGGTTCCTTTTACAAGCACGGGAAAATCGGCTTTGACGAGAATTTTGCGGCAAATTTGGCGCGGCTGCGGCTCGATCCCGCGCGCAGCTACCACATCGGCACGGGACAGAGCTCTGACTCGCTCATGTGGGGCGATCGCTTCGGCATTTTAAGCGCATTATGCGATTTTGCGGCGCGGCATCAAAACGTGATTTTGGAGCTTAAAAGCAAGTCGAACAATATTAAGTTTTTCCTGCAGCGCGAGATCCCGCGCAACCTCATCGTCACCTTTTCGCTAAATACCCCCGCGATCATAGCGAACGAGGAGCATCTAAGCGCGAGCCTGGATGCGCGGCTAGCGGCGGCAGAAGCACTCGCGGCGCGCGGCATTTTGGTGGGCTTTCACCTCCACCCGATGGTTTGGTACGAAGGGTGGAAAGACGATTACGGCGCGCTTTTTGAACGGCTGCTGCGCAGCTTCGATCCAGGCGGCGTCGCGATGGTTTCGCTCGGCACGCTTACTTTCATCAAGCCCGTCGTCAAGAAGCTGCGTTCTCGCGGGCTGCGGAGCAAAATTCTACAGATGCCCCTTGCGGACGCGAACGGCAAGCTGTCCTACCCGCTGCAGATCAAGCGCGAGCTTTTTAAATTTGCCGCGGATGCGCTTTTTCCGTGGCGCGAGCGGGTGTTTTTCTACCTCTGCATGGAGGATGCGAGCCTGTGGCGCGAGGTTTTGGGACACGAGTACGAAAGCAATGACGCGTTTGAGGAGGCGATGAAGGCGGCGTATTTTGCAAAGATACGGCGGCGCTAA
- a CDS encoding glucose-6-phosphate isomerase, translated as MVKNKLFFPPAKEGALEEVAAKIRAEYESGEIGYYRLPQQGADEIARAQEFFSARSYDGIVLLGIGGSSVGVRALYEMLRPRVRKNLRFEILDNLDGHSVNRALEGINFARTIFIVSSKSGGTIETISLFKVVLQRFGISNLKALAKNFIFITDAGSPLDIFAREHGACVINMPANVGGRFSVLSAVGLVPVVGLGLDASAMLRGAAATKERYLDEILACDPAKIAENKILRKAHHYATHKSAKINILFSYGDALRALGEWYVQLWAESLGKKIGFSRVGLTPVGLVGSRDQHSFLQLIMDGVKDKTVTFLKLTDNGATDAVPSISLQGLEGCDFVNGMRLDEVLNLQCEATLQAVLNEGISVDLIEVSRLCEQSVGELFYYFELLTSATGAILGVSTYDQPGVEVGKRILKSLVLKSQD; from the coding sequence ATGGTAAAAAATAAGCTGTTTTTCCCGCCGGCAAAAGAGGGCGCGCTAGAAGAGGTAGCGGCAAAGATCCGCGCCGAATACGAAAGCGGCGAGATAGGCTACTACCGCCTGCCGCAGCAAGGCGCAGACGAAATAGCGCGAGCGCAGGAATTTTTTAGCGCGCGAAGCTACGACGGGATCGTGCTTTTGGGTATCGGCGGCTCTAGCGTAGGCGTGCGGGCGCTTTATGAGATGCTGCGTCCGCGCGTAAGAAAGAATTTGCGCTTTGAAATTTTGGATAATCTCGACGGGCACAGTGTAAACCGCGCGCTCGAAGGAATAAATTTTGCTCGCACGATCTTCATAGTATCCTCCAAATCGGGCGGCACGATCGAGACGATCTCGCTTTTTAAGGTCGTTTTGCAGCGTTTTGGAATTTCAAATTTAAAAGCGCTAGCAAAAAATTTCATCTTTATCACCGACGCAGGCTCGCCGCTGGATATCTTCGCGCGCGAGCACGGTGCCTGCGTGATAAATATGCCCGCTAACGTAGGCGGCCGTTTTAGCGTGTTAAGTGCGGTAGGGCTAGTGCCCGTAGTTGGGCTAGGCCTTGATGCAAGCGCGATGCTACGCGGAGCTGCCGCCACAAAAGAGCGGTATCTGGATGAAATTTTAGCATGCGATCCCGCTAAAATCGCGGAGAATAAAATTCTACGAAAAGCCCATCACTACGCCACGCACAAAAGTGCGAAAATCAACATCCTTTTTAGCTACGGCGACGCGTTGCGCGCATTGGGTGAGTGGTATGTGCAGCTCTGGGCGGAAAGCCTAGGTAAAAAGATCGGCTTTAGCCGAGTGGGGCTTACTCCTGTGGGACTTGTAGGCTCGCGCGATCAGCACAGCTTCCTTCAGCTCATAATGGACGGCGTAAAGGATAAGACCGTGACTTTCTTAAAGCTCACGGATAACGGCGCTACGGACGCGGTACCTAGCATCAGTCTACAAGGTCTTGAGGGCTGTGACTTTGTAAATGGCATGCGACTGGATGAGGTGCTAAATCTTCAGTGCGAAGCTACGCTGCAAGCCGTACTAAATGAGGGTATCAGCGTCGATCTTATCGAGGTTTCGCGGCTTTGTGAACAGAGCGTGGGCGAGCTATTTTACTACTTCGAGCTGCTAACCAGCGCTACTGGAGCGATACTGGGCGTCAGCACCTACGATCAGCCGGGCGTCGAGGTAGGCAAGAGAATTTTAAAATCGCTAGTTTTGAAATCGCAAGATTAA
- the uvrA gene encoding excinuclease ABC subunit UvrA: MNDLITITGAREHNLKNINLQIPKDKLVVFTGLSGSGKSTLAFDTLYAEGQRRYVESLSSYARQFLDRVGKPDVDKIDGLTPAIAIDQKTTSKNPRSTVGTITEIYDYMRLLYARVGVQHCHKCGKSISKMSSSDIIAEIMKLPRGAKVILGAPLVREKKGSFADMLQSLREQGYVRAQIDGVLVRLDEEIELSKTKKHSIKVIIDRTIIDEENSIRIASDVEKALKLSFGELEVEIANAAELGLAQSLIHYSEHMACFDCKISFKPLEPLAFSFNSPKGACESCDGLGIKFSLDLGKIINENASIEGGAIKVMSGFNKSYYYKFLLGFCEANGINVKIPYANLNEEQKKLILYGSVKEIDFYWKKHKLVRKFEGAIKYAYDLLKNESDLDDYMSEKICPDCGGLRLRPESLAVKVADKGIGDVINMSIADCVEFFSDEKRFSNLSEKDAQIAAPILKEINERLFFLKDVGLGYLTLGRDARTISGGEAQRIRIASQIGSGLSGVMYVLDEPSIGLHERDTQKLIKTLRNLQEKGNSVIVVEHDKKTIEAADFVVDIGPGAGNLGGEVVFAGDVAHLLKSNTQTALYLNNQKEINYQKHRKQELWLSIKNVNINNIHGLCAKFPLRNLVGITGVSGSGKSSLVLQTILPTALEELNRARKVHAVKGAKISGLESLDKVIYLDQTPIGRTPRSNPATYTGVMDEIRALFAATKEAQLRGYKIGRFSFNVKGGRCEKCAGEGEITIEMHFLPDISVVCDVCHGTRYNAQTLEILYKNKSIADVLAMSIDEALEFFKAVPKIYQKLKTLADVGLGYVSLGQPATTLSGGEAQRVKLAKELSRTDTGNTLYILDEPTTGLHFADVDRLVAVLHHLVDLGNSVFVIEHNLDVIKNCDYIIDMGPEGGEGGGQIVACGTPEKLAKDFKKTGSYTGEFLAQELAAMKSASKNKRD; the protein is encoded by the coding sequence ATGAACGATCTCATCACCATCACGGGCGCGCGCGAGCACAATCTGAAAAATATAAATTTGCAAATTCCAAAGGACAAACTCGTCGTTTTTACAGGTCTTAGCGGCAGCGGCAAGAGCACGCTGGCGTTTGATACGCTATATGCCGAGGGGCAGCGCAGATACGTCGAGAGCCTAAGCAGCTACGCGAGGCAATTTTTAGACCGCGTAGGCAAGCCTGACGTCGATAAGATCGACGGTCTGACGCCCGCGATCGCGATCGATCAAAAAACGACATCGAAAAATCCGCGCTCGACGGTGGGCACGATCACCGAAATTTACGACTATATGCGCCTCTTATATGCGCGCGTGGGGGTACAGCACTGCCACAAATGCGGCAAGTCGATCTCAAAGATGAGCTCCAGCGACATCATCGCCGAGATTATGAAACTGCCGCGCGGCGCTAAAGTGATCTTAGGCGCGCCTTTGGTGCGCGAGAAAAAGGGCAGCTTCGCCGATATGTTGCAAAGCTTGCGCGAGCAGGGCTACGTGCGCGCTCAGATCGACGGCGTGCTGGTGCGCCTTGATGAAGAGATCGAGCTGAGCAAGACGAAAAAGCACTCGATCAAGGTCATCATCGACCGCACGATCATCGACGAGGAAAATTCCATCCGTATCGCAAGCGACGTCGAAAAGGCGCTCAAGCTCAGCTTCGGCGAGCTCGAGGTGGAGATCGCAAACGCCGCCGAGCTTGGGCTCGCGCAGAGCCTGATCCACTACAGCGAGCATATGGCGTGCTTTGATTGTAAAATTTCATTCAAGCCGCTCGAGCCGCTCGCGTTTAGCTTCAACTCCCCAAAAGGCGCGTGCGAGAGCTGCGACGGGCTGGGGATAAAATTTAGCCTCGATCTGGGCAAGATCATCAACGAAAACGCCTCGATCGAGGGCGGCGCGATCAAGGTGATGTCGGGATTTAACAAGAGCTATTACTATAAATTTTTGCTCGGATTTTGCGAAGCAAACGGCATAAACGTCAAAATCCCGTATGCAAATTTAAACGAGGAGCAAAAAAAGCTGATTCTCTACGGCAGCGTCAAAGAGATCGATTTTTACTGGAAAAAACATAAGCTCGTGCGTAAATTTGAGGGCGCGATTAAATACGCCTACGATCTGCTCAAAAACGAAAGCGATCTGGACGATTATATGAGTGAAAAAATTTGCCCCGACTGCGGCGGGCTGCGCCTGCGCCCGGAAAGCCTCGCCGTAAAAGTCGCAGATAAGGGCATCGGCGACGTGATAAATATGAGTATCGCAGACTGCGTGGAATTTTTCAGCGACGAGAAGCGGTTTTCAAATTTAAGCGAAAAGGACGCACAGATCGCTGCGCCGATCCTAAAAGAGATCAACGAGAGGCTGTTTTTCTTAAAGGACGTTGGGCTTGGATACCTCACGCTTGGGCGCGATGCGCGCACCATCAGCGGCGGCGAGGCGCAGCGTATCCGTATCGCAAGCCAGATCGGTTCGGGTCTTAGCGGCGTGATGTATGTGCTCGATGAGCCTAGTATTGGGCTTCACGAGCGCGATACGCAAAAACTCATCAAGACGCTACGAAATTTACAGGAAAAGGGAAATTCTGTAATCGTCGTCGAGCACGATAAAAAGACGATCGAGGCGGCGGATTTCGTCGTAGATATCGGCCCAGGAGCGGGCAATCTAGGCGGCGAGGTCGTATTCGCAGGAGACGTCGCGCATCTGCTTAAAAGCAATACGCAAACCGCGCTGTATCTGAACAACCAAAAGGAGATAAACTACCAAAAGCACCGCAAGCAGGAGCTTTGGCTAAGTATCAAAAACGTAAATATCAATAACATCCACGGTCTTTGCGCAAAATTTCCGCTGCGAAATTTAGTCGGCATCACGGGCGTTAGCGGCAGCGGCAAGAGCTCGCTGGTGCTGCAAACCATACTGCCTACCGCGCTTGAGGAGCTAAATCGCGCTAGAAAGGTGCACGCGGTAAAGGGCGCTAAAATTTCCGGGCTTGAGAGCCTGGATAAAGTGATCTATCTGGATCAAACCCCGATCGGACGCACCCCGCGCAGCAATCCTGCGACCTACACGGGGGTGATGGACGAGATCCGCGCGCTTTTTGCCGCGACGAAAGAAGCGCAGCTGCGCGGATACAAGATCGGCCGCTTCAGCTTCAACGTCAAGGGCGGGCGCTGCGAAAAATGCGCGGGCGAGGGAGAGATCACGATCGAGATGCACTTTCTGCCCGATATCAGCGTCGTTTGCGACGTTTGCCACGGCACGAGATACAACGCGCAAACGCTTGAAATTTTATATAAAAACAAGAGCATAGCCGACGTTTTGGCGATGAGCATCGACGAGGCGCTCGAGTTTTTCAAAGCCGTGCCTAAAATTTATCAAAAGCTAAAAACGCTCGCGGACGTCGGGCTCGGCTACGTTTCGCTCGGACAGCCCGCCACGACGCTTAGCGGCGGCGAGGCACAGCGCGTCAAGCTCGCCAAGGAGCTAAGCCGCACCGATACGGGCAATACGCTCTATATCCTGGACGAGCCCACGACGGGGCTACATTTTGCAGACGTAGATCGCCTGGTGGCGGTACTGCATCATTTGGTCGATCTGGGAAATTCCGTCTTTGTGATCGAGCACAATCTGGACGTCATCAAAAACTGCGATTACATCATCGATATGGGGCCCGAGGGTGGCGAGGGTGGCGGACAGATCGTCGCTTGCGGCACCCCCGAAAAGCTCGCGAAAGATTTTAAAAAGACAGGTAGCTACACGGGGGAATTTTTGGCGCAGGAGCTAGCGGCGATGAAGAGCGCAAGCAAAAATAAGCGAGATTGA
- the recO gene encoding recombination protein RecO — MQGFILKTTKVRDEDCIVDILSESALVRAYRFYGARHSNIIQGYKIDFELSQNQNFLPRLSGVMHLGYAWLGNREKLLFWQQFMRLLHAHLKDAEHLDKFYYELLNRAAVRFGKQNPRRIIVESYAEILKFEGRLHDEPYCFLCDEEILENIALCRGFLPAHEHCAQRAGFAQDEILEFLRSKKTLNLNDETVGYLYDIVAEGF; from the coding sequence ATGCAAGGATTTATATTAAAAACGACCAAGGTTAGGGATGAGGACTGCATCGTGGACATACTTAGCGAAAGCGCGCTCGTGCGTGCGTATCGCTTTTACGGCGCGCGCCATTCAAACATCATCCAGGGCTATAAAATCGACTTCGAACTCTCGCAAAATCAAAACTTCCTCCCTCGTCTTAGCGGCGTGATGCATCTAGGATACGCGTGGCTCGGAAACCGCGAGAAGCTGCTATTTTGGCAACAATTTATGCGGCTTTTACACGCACATCTAAAAGATGCCGAGCATCTAGATAAATTCTATTACGAGCTGCTAAACCGAGCTGCTGTGCGCTTCGGCAAACAAAATCCGCGCCGCATAATCGTAGAAAGTTACGCCGAAATTTTAAAATTTGAGGGGCGGTTGCACGACGAGCCGTATTGTTTTTTATGCGATGAGGAAATTTTAGAAAATATCGCACTATGCCGCGGCTTTTTGCCTGCGCACGAGCATTGCGCGCAAAGAGCGGGCTTTGCGCAGGATGAAATTTTAGAATTTTTACGAAGCAAAAAGACGCTAAATTTAAACGACGAAACGGTAGGATATCTTTACGACATTGTAGCAGAGGGATTTTAA
- the accD gene encoding acetyl-CoA carboxylase, carboxyltransferase subunit beta, whose product MNFGDLFSKIRRTQPAPSEAPTHWIKCPGCGALMYSKEVEQNHSVCPKCNYHLRFDAQARIDLICDEGSFVEYDQNLQPVDPLKFVDKKSYKKRISESKEKTGRLSAVIAGEGAISRQKIQLVVFDFNFMGGSLGSVEGEKIVRAVKRSLDKNEPLIIVSASGGARMQESTFSLMQMSKTSAALKILSEHKIPFISVLTDPTMGGVSASFAWLGDIIIAEPGALIGFAGQRVIKQTIGADLPEGFQRSEFLLEHGLIDAIVPRAEMRQYLSDIINVLSKNAVQIDDTSDKSLHEEGSEE is encoded by the coding sequence ATGAATTTTGGAGATCTATTTTCAAAAATACGTAGAACACAGCCTGCGCCGAGCGAAGCTCCTACGCACTGGATAAAGTGCCCGGGCTGCGGCGCACTGATGTATAGTAAAGAGGTCGAGCAAAATCATAGCGTTTGCCCCAAGTGCAACTATCACCTTCGTTTTGACGCGCAGGCTCGCATCGATCTGATCTGCGACGAAGGCTCGTTCGTGGAGTACGATCAAAATTTACAGCCCGTCGATCCGCTAAAATTCGTCGATAAAAAATCCTACAAAAAGCGCATCTCCGAGAGCAAGGAAAAAACAGGTAGGCTTAGCGCAGTGATCGCGGGCGAGGGCGCCATAAGTCGCCAAAAAATTCAGCTCGTGGTGTTTGATTTTAACTTCATGGGCGGAAGCCTGGGCTCCGTGGAGGGCGAAAAGATCGTGCGTGCCGTAAAGCGCAGCCTCGATAAAAACGAGCCGCTAATCATCGTAAGTGCAAGCGGTGGTGCTAGGATGCAAGAAAGCACCTTTTCGCTGATGCAGATGAGTAAAACCTCTGCCGCGCTTAAAATTTTATCCGAGCATAAAATTCCTTTCATCTCCGTTCTTACCGATCCTACGATGGGCGGCGTAAGCGCGTCGTTTGCATGGCTGGGAGATATCATCATCGCAGAGCCCGGCGCCCTTATCGGCTTTGCCGGACAGCGCGTTATCAAGCAAACCATAGGCGCGGATCTGCCGGAGGGCTTTCAAAGATCGGAATTTCTGCTCGAGCACGGATTAATTGATGCGATCGTGCCTAGAGCTGAGATGAGACAGTATTTAAGCGATATAATCAACGTGCTTAGCAAAAACGCCGTGCAGATCGATGACACGAGCGATAAGTCGCTACACGAAGAGGGAAGCGAAGAGTAG
- a CDS encoding 23S rRNA (pseudouridine(1915)-N(3))-methyltransferase RlmH, producing the protein MQITVNSIQKGTDEFAGAISDYKKMAAKFAAVRDETFFNANIARAQSTSAELALKAYDEAYLPRLSGYVVALDERGQELDSVEFASMLKDKSAVSFFIGGAYGLSENFKAKADKIISLSRLTLAHKIAKLLLFEQIFRALCINANHPYHK; encoded by the coding sequence GTGCAGATAACGGTAAATTCCATCCAAAAGGGCACAGACGAGTTCGCAGGCGCGATAAGCGATTATAAAAAAATGGCGGCTAAATTTGCCGCGGTGCGAGATGAGACGTTTTTTAATGCTAATATCGCTCGCGCACAAAGCACATCTGCTGAGCTAGCGCTTAAGGCGTATGATGAAGCTTATCTACCGCGTCTTAGCGGATACGTCGTTGCTCTGGATGAGCGCGGGCAGGAGCTAGATAGTGTGGAATTTGCGAGTATGCTAAAGGATAAAAGCGCCGTGTCGTTTTTCATCGGTGGCGCTTATGGGCTTAGTGAAAATTTTAAGGCAAAAGCCGATAAAATAATCAGTCTTAGCAGGCTTACGTTAGCGCACAAAATCGCTAAACTTTTGCTCTTTGAGCAAATTTTTCGCGCATTGTGCATTAACGCAAACCATCCATATCACAAATAA
- a CDS encoding LapA family protein, producing the protein MKTKQFFLYSIVYIAIVAILVFTQQSSSYTLGLFGFTLTLPVAVWIVLPLILYMILAIFHIVFHSFAFYRTKRAIAKDLSAYDAMSKEVLLGLDTNKDFKTEYFKDPSELTKILSPWYDSTGIDVKNEDLKEVIGVIEKVKNGEVADLRKYKLPKDNGLFLQNELNRLDAEPAYAYEILKTKGVYSENITKKAYAVALAKGSYDKIKAYKIPQDIAEVNILVDRAVNDASFEISSEELFDLVNNEKFSEQDFIGFAKKLKNHLAPEQYKAFFERLKNENQEATEAYLYALYELGMIDEFREQLSLADGDEFEKFKILLFLRDNGKNVPASLLF; encoded by the coding sequence ATGAAAACCAAGCAATTCTTTTTATATTCGATCGTCTATATCGCAATCGTCGCGATTTTAGTTTTTACGCAGCAAAGCAGTAGCTATACACTGGGGCTTTTCGGTTTTACGCTTACGCTTCCTGTGGCGGTGTGGATCGTACTGCCGCTAATTTTATATATGATTTTGGCGATTTTTCATATCGTTTTTCACAGCTTTGCGTTTTACCGCACAAAAAGGGCGATCGCAAAGGATCTAAGCGCATACGATGCGATGAGTAAAGAGGTTTTGCTGGGTCTTGATACCAATAAAGACTTTAAAACCGAGTATTTTAAAGACCCAAGCGAGCTTACTAAAATTTTATCTCCGTGGTACGATAGCACCGGCATAGATGTCAAAAATGAGGATCTAAAAGAGGTCATAGGTGTTATTGAAAAGGTTAAAAACGGCGAAGTGGCGGATCTGCGAAAATATAAACTTCCTAAAGATAACGGACTATTTTTGCAAAATGAGCTCAATCGCCTCGACGCCGAGCCTGCGTATGCGTATGAAATTTTAAAAACTAAGGGCGTTTATAGCGAAAATATCACTAAAAAAGCCTATGCCGTAGCGCTTGCCAAAGGAAGCTACGATAAGATCAAGGCCTATAAAATTCCTCAAGATATAGCCGAGGTAAATATTTTAGTGGATCGCGCGGTAAATGACGCGAGCTTTGAGATCAGCAGCGAGGAACTTTTTGATCTTGTAAATAATGAAAAATTTAGCGAGCAGGATTTTATCGGCTTTGCTAAAAAGCTAAAAAATCATCTCGCTCCAGAGCAATACAAAGCCTTTTTCGAGCGGCTCAAAAACGAGAATCAAGAAGCGACCGAGGCATATCTGTACGCGCTATATGAGCTTGGCATGATCGACGAGTTTAGAGAGCAGCTAAGTCTTGCCGACGGCGACGAGTTTGAGAAGTTTAAAATTCTGCTATTTTTGCGAGACAACGGCAAAAACGTCCCTGCGTCGCTGTTATTTTAG
- the dksA gene encoding RNA polymerase-binding protein DksA, whose product MKKNELKFYKKILEEKREQLIANINSSVNEISELRENKAADDFDVASMNTDLSIEYSLNVNQQKAFLEIESALKRIENGTYGLCESCGEQISLERLKVNPEARLCISCKEQAEKQNRS is encoded by the coding sequence ATGAAGAAAAACGAGTTGAAATTTTACAAGAAAATTCTAGAAGAAAAAAGAGAGCAACTCATCGCCAATATTAATAGCTCTGTAAATGAAATTTCGGAATTGCGCGAAAATAAAGCTGCGGATGATTTTGACGTAGCGAGTATGAATACGGATTTAAGCATCGAATACTCGCTCAATGTTAATCAACAAAAGGCGTTTTTAGAGATTGAAAGCGCGCTTAAACGTATCGAAAACGGCACTTATGGGCTTTGCGAGAGCTGCGGCGAGCAGATAAGCTTAGAGCGTCTTAAAGTAAATCCGGAGGCAAGATTGTGCATTTCGTGCAAGGAACAGGCGGAAAAGCAAAATAGGAGTTAG
- the galU gene encoding UTP--glucose-1-phosphate uridylyltransferase GalU, translating into MIQTCLFPAAGYGTRFLPATKSLPKEMLPILTKPLIHYGVDEALEAGMDNMAFVTGRGKRALEDYFDRSYELEDQISGSSKEYLLDEIRALMKRCTFSFTRQEQMKGLGNAIYTGKILIRDEPFGVVLADDLCVNENGEGVLAQMVKIYEKYRCSVVAVMEVPPQDVNKYGIIAGKSISDDLIMVSDMIEKPEPSEAPSNLAIIGRYILTPNIFDLIEQTAPGKNGEVQITDALLKQAQNGVVIAYKFKGTRFDCGSVKGYVEAIKYFYEREFGDGKK; encoded by the coding sequence ATGATCCAGACTTGTTTATTTCCCGCGGCGGGCTACGGTACGCGCTTTTTGCCCGCGACCAAATCGCTACCAAAAGAGATGCTTCCGATCCTTACCAAGCCGCTCATTCACTACGGCGTGGACGAGGCGCTGGAGGCGGGCATGGATAATATGGCTTTCGTCACGGGTCGCGGCAAACGCGCGCTGGAGGATTATTTTGACCGCAGCTACGAGCTGGAGGATCAAATTTCAGGCAGCAGCAAGGAGTATCTGCTCGACGAGATTAGGGCGCTTATGAAGCGCTGCACCTTCTCTTTTACGCGCCAAGAGCAGATGAAGGGGCTCGGCAACGCGATTTATACCGGTAAAATTTTAATCCGCGACGAGCCTTTCGGCGTGGTGCTCGCAGACGATCTGTGCGTGAACGAAAACGGCGAGGGCGTGCTTGCGCAGATGGTTAAAATTTACGAAAAATACCGCTGCAGCGTCGTTGCGGTAATGGAGGTGCCGCCGCAAGACGTAAACAAATACGGTATCATCGCAGGAAAGAGCATTAGCGACGATCTGATAATGGTCTCGGATATGATCGAAAAGCCCGAGCCTAGCGAGGCTCCATCAAACTTAGCCATCATCGGGCGCTATATCCTAACGCCTAATATTTTCGATCTCATTGAGCAGACGGCGCCGGGTAAAAACGGCGAGGTGCAGATCACCGACGCGCTTTTGAAGCAGGCTCAAAACGGCGTGGTGATCGCGTATAAATTTAAAGGCACTCGCTTCGACTGCGGCTCAGTAAAAGGCTACGTGGAGGCGATCAAATATTTCTACGAGCGAGAATTCGGCGATGGTAAAAAATAA
- a CDS encoding VOC family protein, with translation MKIKGIDHFVLVTEDLQKCVEFYEGILGLEHVCEGGKHSLRFGSSKINIHTRAGEFAPFAVRPSAGSADFCLICEDQSAPQLKTELESKGVQIELGVVPRTGARGAMQSIYLRDPDGNLVELGVYESGDD, from the coding sequence ATGAAAATCAAAGGGATCGATCACTTCGTCCTAGTTACGGAGGATCTGCAAAAATGCGTGGAATTTTACGAAGGGATTTTGGGGTTAGAGCACGTTTGCGAGGGCGGCAAACACAGCCTGCGTTTCGGCTCTTCAAAGATCAATATCCACACCCGCGCGGGCGAATTTGCGCCGTTTGCGGTGCGTCCTAGCGCAGGCTCGGCGGATTTTTGCCTCATCTGCGAAGATCAAAGCGCGCCGCAGCTCAAAACGGAGCTTGAAAGCAAAGGAGTGCAAATAGAGCTTGGCGTCGTGCCTCGCACCGGCGCGCGCGGCGCTATGCAAAGTATCTATCTGCGCGATCCTGACGGCAATCTCGTAGAGCTCGGCGTATATGAAAGCGGCGATGATTAG